One part of the Spiribacter salinus M19-40 genome encodes these proteins:
- the recQ gene encoding DNA helicase RecQ has protein sequence MPPSDNGQTPRAILERIFGYRSFRGQQAAVVDWVSEGGNALVLMPTGGGKSLCYQIPALVRTGLAVVISPLIALMHDQVTALRQQGVRAAALNSSLDPVERIEVEQAIEAGTLDLLYVAPERLLSGDLLNRLSRRPVALFAIDEAHCVSQWGHDFRPEYLQLGILGERFPAVPRVALTATADTRTREEIHRQLLPADARVFVSSFDRPNIRYHVGVKEKPREQLLRFIRERHAGESGIVYCMSRRATEQIADWLNARDIPALAYHAGIDPAQRQAHQGRFLREDGLVMVATVAFGMGIDKPDVRFVAHLDLPKTLEAYYQETGRAGRDGLPAEAWLIYGLQDIYRLRQMSAESTAGDDHKRREHQRLEALLGFCETTGCRRPALLGHFSETHAGECGNCDNCLTPPATWDATDAARRVLSCVYRTGQRFGAKHVIDVLRGADDERIRRLGHDQLTTWGIGQDLAAGLWQSVIRQLLAHGLLAPDPNGHGGLQLTDACRPVLRGETRIELREDALPTRQRPSHQRIEAADVAADPDTWATLRAERRRLAEAEGVPPYIIFHDATLLAMLEQQPRNLAEMADVPGVGAHKLSRYGEAFLAALAASPSTSGA, from the coding sequence ATGCCCCCATCAGACAACGGCCAGACCCCACGCGCCATTCTCGAGCGGATCTTCGGCTACCGCAGTTTTCGTGGTCAGCAAGCTGCGGTTGTCGATTGGGTCAGTGAAGGCGGCAATGCCCTGGTGCTCATGCCCACCGGTGGGGGCAAGTCGTTGTGCTACCAAATCCCCGCCCTCGTCCGAACGGGGCTCGCGGTCGTGATCTCGCCGCTGATTGCACTCATGCATGACCAGGTCACCGCACTGAGACAGCAGGGCGTGCGGGCCGCCGCGCTCAATTCCAGTCTGGATCCGGTGGAGCGCATCGAGGTTGAACAGGCGATTGAAGCCGGCACCCTTGATCTGCTTTATGTCGCTCCCGAACGGCTGCTGTCCGGCGATCTGCTTAACCGGCTCTCGCGCCGACCTGTCGCACTGTTTGCCATCGACGAGGCGCACTGCGTGTCGCAATGGGGACATGATTTCCGACCCGAATATCTCCAGCTGGGCATTCTTGGGGAGCGCTTCCCCGCGGTTCCCCGGGTCGCGCTGACCGCGACCGCCGATACCCGCACCCGCGAGGAGATTCATCGCCAGCTGCTTCCCGCCGATGCCCGCGTCTTCGTCTCAAGCTTCGATCGCCCCAACATTCGCTATCACGTCGGCGTCAAAGAAAAACCCCGAGAGCAATTACTGCGCTTCATCCGCGAGCGTCATGCCGGAGAATCCGGCATTGTCTACTGCATGTCCCGCCGGGCGACCGAGCAGATTGCCGACTGGCTGAACGCGCGGGATATCCCCGCGCTTGCCTATCACGCCGGGATCGACCCTGCGCAGCGCCAAGCACACCAGGGCCGATTCCTTCGCGAGGATGGCCTTGTCATGGTCGCCACCGTCGCCTTTGGCATGGGTATCGACAAGCCGGATGTGCGTTTTGTCGCGCATCTGGATCTACCCAAGACCCTTGAGGCCTATTACCAGGAGACCGGGCGCGCTGGCCGCGATGGCCTGCCGGCGGAGGCCTGGCTGATTTACGGCCTGCAGGACATTTACCGGCTTCGACAGATGAGCGCCGAGTCGACCGCAGGCGATGATCACAAACGCCGGGAACATCAGCGCCTTGAAGCCCTGCTGGGTTTTTGTGAGACGACCGGTTGCCGGCGGCCGGCATTACTTGGCCATTTCAGTGAGACGCACGCCGGTGAATGCGGCAACTGCGACAACTGCCTTACCCCGCCCGCTACCTGGGACGCCACGGATGCGGCTCGCCGAGTACTGTCCTGCGTCTACCGCACGGGCCAGCGCTTTGGGGCCAAACATGTCATTGACGTCCTGCGGGGCGCTGATGATGAGCGGATTCGGCGACTGGGCCACGATCAGTTAACCACCTGGGGCATTGGCCAGGATCTGGCCGCAGGACTATGGCAGTCCGTTATCCGCCAGCTTCTGGCCCACGGCCTGCTCGCCCCCGATCCGAACGGGCACGGGGGACTGCAGCTCACCGATGCCTGTCGCCCGGTTCTGCGGGGAGAGACACGAATCGAGCTGCGTGAGGATGCGCTGCCAACCCGCCAGCGCCCATCCCACCAACGCATCGAGGCAGCCGACGTGGCGGCCGACCCGGACACTTGGGCCACCCTGCGGGCCGAGCGGCGCCGGCTTGCTGAAGCAGAAGGCGTGCCGCCTTACATTATCTTTCACGACGCCACCCTGCTGGCCATGCTCGAGCAGCAGCCGCGTAATCTGGCCGAGATGGCCGATGTGCCCGGGGTCGGCGCACACAAGCTCAGCCGCTATGGTGAGGCGTTCCTAGCCGCGCTCGCGGCTTCCCCGAGCACTTCAGGCGCCTGA
- a CDS encoding error-prone DNA polymerase, translated as MKRDAPPYAELHCLSNFTFLRGASHPEELVARAADLGYRSLAITDECSLAGVVRAHAAARQHDLHLIIGSEFYLEDGLHLILLAPDRAAYGRLSALIALGRSQATKGTYHLTRSDLQDGIPGCLALLVTDTNTADDSAHWVARTFPGRAWLTTSVQRDGLDTARFDHCRALASRHGLRATASSGALMHRRSRRALQDTLTAVRLQQPISALGHALAANGERHLRSRARLARDYPRDMLAEALRIARRCRFSLDELRYEYPEELVAEGHTPASWLRHLVETGAHTTWPAGIPERVRHAIEHELALISELAYEPYFLTVHDVVAFARQRGILCQGRGSAANSTVCYCLGITAVDPSRASLLFERFISRERNEPPDIDVDFEHDRREEVIQYIYRKYGRHRAAIAATVICYRPRSALRDAGRALGLDADQLQRLTGSMQWWDGQHIERARLEAAGFDPDNPVIHRLLTLVRTMIGFPRHLSQHVGGFVISRGPLSELVPTENAAMAGRSIIQWDKDDLETLGLLKVDCLALGMLSAIRRSFDLLNLHYNRPLSLDTLPREDPQVYDMLCRADTVGVFQVESRAQMAMLPRLRPRAFYDLVIEISIVRPGPIQGDMVHPYLRRRAGEDAVEYPSDEVRGVLERTLGVPIFQEQVMQLAVVAAGFSPGEADQLRRAMAAWKKRGGLGPFRERLLEGMAERGYAPEFAHRVFEQICGFGEYGFPESHAASFALLVYVSAWIKCHYPEVFVCALLNSQPMGFYAPAQLVRDARAHGVEVRGVDVRFSDWDCTLEQDTDQRPALRLGLRLIRGFGQAAAERLMAARDNEHAFADVADLGRRAQLDRGDLRALADAGALAGLGGHRHQAWWHVLGIEAHGPLLENAPDQESPTTLRAPSEAENLLGDYRSLGLTLGRHPIALLRDQLRRHGYRPASELTRSGHRRIARSAGLVTNRQRPGAAGGVVFLTLEDETGTVNVVVWKDLARRQRQILVGASLLGVVGIWERRDEVEHLIAGRLEDHSHLLGTLETRSRDFH; from the coding sequence ATGAAACGTGATGCCCCGCCCTACGCCGAACTCCACTGTCTGAGCAACTTCACCTTTCTTCGCGGTGCCTCCCACCCCGAAGAACTGGTCGCACGAGCAGCCGATCTGGGCTACCGCAGCCTGGCCATCACGGACGAGTGCTCTCTGGCTGGCGTTGTGCGGGCCCATGCCGCCGCCCGCCAGCATGACCTTCATCTAATCATCGGCAGCGAGTTCTATCTTGAAGACGGCTTGCATCTGATCCTGCTGGCACCGGATCGGGCCGCCTACGGCCGGCTCTCGGCATTGATCGCGCTCGGCCGCAGTCAGGCCACCAAAGGCACCTATCATCTCACCCGGAGCGATCTGCAGGATGGCATCCCCGGTTGCCTGGCCCTGCTGGTCACTGACACCAACACGGCCGATGACTCGGCTCACTGGGTCGCCCGCACTTTCCCGGGTCGTGCCTGGCTAACCACGTCGGTGCAGCGTGATGGCCTCGATACCGCGCGTTTCGATCACTGCCGTGCGCTCGCGAGCCGCCATGGCCTGCGCGCGACAGCCAGCAGTGGGGCGCTAATGCACCGGCGGAGCCGACGCGCCTTGCAGGACACCCTCACCGCGGTCCGGCTGCAGCAACCAATCAGCGCACTGGGGCACGCGCTGGCGGCCAATGGCGAGCGACATCTTCGCAGCCGCGCCCGGCTGGCACGGGACTACCCCCGAGACATGCTGGCCGAAGCCCTGCGCATTGCTCGACGCTGCCGTTTCTCTCTTGATGAACTGCGCTATGAATACCCCGAAGAACTGGTGGCCGAGGGCCATACCCCGGCGAGCTGGTTACGACATCTCGTAGAGACCGGTGCCCACACAACCTGGCCAGCCGGCATCCCTGAACGTGTTCGCCACGCCATCGAACACGAGCTTGCCCTGATCAGCGAGCTGGCCTATGAACCCTATTTCCTGACCGTACACGATGTCGTCGCATTCGCCCGCCAGCGCGGCATTCTGTGTCAGGGACGCGGATCGGCGGCTAACTCGACGGTCTGCTACTGCCTGGGCATCACCGCCGTCGATCCCTCTCGCGCCAGTCTGCTGTTCGAGCGCTTCATCTCTCGCGAGCGTAATGAGCCGCCGGATATCGATGTCGATTTCGAGCATGACCGCCGCGAAGAGGTCATTCAGTACATCTACCGCAAGTACGGCCGTCACCGAGCGGCCATCGCAGCAACCGTCATCTGTTATCGCCCCCGCAGCGCACTGCGGGATGCTGGCCGAGCGCTTGGCCTCGATGCCGACCAGCTCCAGCGTCTGACTGGCAGCATGCAGTGGTGGGATGGTCAGCACATCGAACGAGCGCGCCTTGAGGCGGCGGGCTTTGATCCGGACAACCCAGTGATCCATCGCTTGCTGACGCTGGTGCGCACCATGATCGGATTTCCTCGCCATCTGTCGCAGCACGTCGGCGGGTTCGTCATCAGCCGCGGGCCGCTCAGCGAGCTCGTTCCCACTGAAAATGCCGCCATGGCGGGGCGCAGCATCATCCAGTGGGACAAGGACGACCTGGAAACCCTGGGGCTGCTCAAAGTCGACTGCCTTGCCCTGGGCATGCTCAGCGCCATTCGGCGCAGCTTCGATCTGCTGAACCTGCACTACAACCGCCCACTGTCACTGGATACGCTCCCGCGAGAAGACCCTCAGGTCTACGACATGCTCTGCCGGGCTGACACAGTGGGCGTATTCCAGGTTGAGTCCCGGGCGCAGATGGCCATGCTGCCGCGCCTGCGACCACGGGCCTTCTATGACCTGGTCATCGAAATATCGATTGTCCGCCCAGGACCGATCCAGGGCGATATGGTGCACCCCTATCTCCGCCGTCGGGCTGGTGAAGACGCCGTGGAATACCCCAGCGACGAAGTCCGCGGCGTGCTGGAGCGAACCCTCGGTGTGCCCATCTTCCAGGAGCAGGTCATGCAGCTCGCCGTGGTCGCCGCTGGCTTCAGCCCAGGCGAAGCCGATCAACTCAGACGCGCCATGGCGGCCTGGAAAAAACGGGGTGGGCTGGGGCCTTTTCGCGAGCGGCTCCTCGAAGGCATGGCCGAGCGAGGTTATGCGCCTGAATTTGCCCATCGGGTTTTCGAGCAGATCTGCGGCTTTGGTGAATACGGCTTCCCGGAGTCCCATGCCGCCAGTTTTGCCCTGCTGGTTTATGTCTCGGCATGGATCAAATGCCACTACCCGGAGGTCTTTGTCTGCGCCCTGTTAAACAGCCAGCCCATGGGCTTTTATGCCCCAGCCCAGCTGGTTCGCGACGCCCGAGCCCACGGCGTAGAGGTGCGCGGTGTGGATGTCCGCTTTAGCGACTGGGATTGCACGCTGGAGCAAGACACGGACCAACGCCCGGCCTTGCGGCTGGGTCTGCGGTTGATTCGCGGTTTTGGCCAGGCCGCTGCCGAGCGTCTGATGGCGGCTCGGGATAACGAACACGCCTTTGCCGATGTCGCTGACCTTGGCCGGCGAGCCCAGCTCGACCGGGGCGATCTGCGTGCCCTGGCCGATGCCGGGGCACTCGCGGGACTCGGGGGACACCGACATCAGGCCTGGTGGCATGTGCTGGGCATTGAGGCCCATGGACCCTTACTCGAAAACGCCCCGGATCAGGAATCGCCCACAACCCTGCGCGCCCCCAGCGAGGCTGAAAATCTGCTGGGCGACTATCGCAGCCTTGGCCTGACGCTGGGCCGTCACCCCATTGCCCTGCTCCGCGATCAGCTCCGCCGGCACGGCTATCGCCCGGCCAGTGAGCTGACCCGGAGCGGCCATCGGCGCATCGCACGCAGCGCAGGCCTGGTCACAAACCGACAGCGCCCCGGCGCAGCGGGGGGTGTCGTATTCCTGACGCTTGAGGACGAGACCGGCACAGTGAATGTTGTGGTCTGGAAGGATCTTGCACGGCGGCAGCGCCAGATTCTGGTGGGTGCGAGTCTGCTGGGTGTCGTGGGGATCTGGGAGCGCCGCGACGAGGTTGAACACCTCATTGCAGGCCGGCTGGAAGACCACAGCCACCTTCTGGGCACTCTGGAGACGCGATCTCGGGATTTTCACTGA
- a CDS encoding GNAT family N-acetyltransferase, which produces MSPTACRELIWVTGAAAATRAHAEACLRAQHQQPVGWIGTPSSPWPPAWSVVPTGQGRQLLGRTLTAGVLDAHAGFDPDDFGALSGTISGGGALILLSPPAEAWPEQPDPALQPLLTHGLTLTDFQGHFLARLIRLLNDDPAVTHVDVATANRHPRALTPPSTAQPVTTHDQQTAIAAITALAEPPLPATLLITADRGRGKSAALGLAAQALCDPSVRLTGPSRAAVERVIAHAGSAAPRFTAPERVTADDGLLMVDEAAALPLGLLAQRVRENPRCVLTGTVHGYEGSGHGLTLRLARILEDAGCPLQRLHLTEPIRWPLNDPLEALTDRILLLSAEPQPTDSRTARATVTVEPMAAEALAGNETDLHDAFGLLVAGHYQTRPRDCRQLLDDPAMQIVVARAGRQIIGIAAARPEGGLDADLAEAVYLGRRRPAGHLIAQSLTFHAGIREAARQSGLRIQRIAVHPDWQRQRVGQALVDALANTASESGCDWLGTSFAASPALIDFWRACRLDVARVGNRRDPRSASHAVIMLRALSAAGTSLITQARQRVAVHLPDQRQHALCDLPTPLFERLSRHLPPHPPTESVDQADLRAFAYGYRALLDSHGALARRAQGVDNGWSPLDDALLATAIRAPQDSAALASAAGVTGRREALARLRCIAQQLLESDP; this is translated from the coding sequence GTGAGCCCAACGGCATGCCGTGAACTGATCTGGGTCACTGGTGCGGCAGCGGCCACCCGGGCCCACGCCGAGGCCTGTCTGCGGGCCCAGCATCAACAGCCGGTCGGCTGGATTGGCACCCCCTCATCGCCCTGGCCACCAGCCTGGTCGGTGGTGCCCACCGGGCAGGGCCGCCAGCTCCTCGGGCGAACCCTGACGGCCGGTGTACTGGATGCCCATGCCGGTTTTGATCCGGATGACTTTGGCGCCCTCAGCGGCACCATCAGCGGCGGCGGTGCCCTCATCTTGCTGAGCCCACCGGCTGAGGCGTGGCCGGAACAGCCTGACCCCGCCCTTCAGCCCCTGCTCACCCATGGCCTCACCCTGACCGATTTCCAGGGCCATTTCCTGGCCCGACTGATCCGGCTCCTGAATGACGATCCGGCGGTCACGCACGTTGATGTTGCAACGGCCAACCGGCACCCACGCGCCTTAACTCCACCGTCAACCGCTCAGCCGGTCACCACACACGATCAACAGACCGCCATCGCCGCGATCACCGCATTAGCCGAGCCCCCCCTGCCGGCCACGCTGCTGATTACGGCCGATCGCGGTCGGGGCAAATCCGCTGCGCTTGGATTGGCGGCCCAGGCCCTGTGCGATCCGAGCGTGCGATTAACCGGGCCATCCCGGGCCGCCGTGGAACGCGTGATTGCGCATGCCGGATCAGCTGCGCCCCGTTTCACCGCCCCTGAACGCGTGACAGCCGACGACGGACTGCTCATGGTCGACGAGGCCGCCGCTCTCCCCCTCGGGCTGCTCGCCCAACGCGTTAGAGAAAACCCCCGGTGTGTGCTGACCGGCACGGTGCATGGTTATGAGGGCAGCGGCCACGGCTTGACGCTGCGCCTGGCTCGGATCCTGGAGGACGCCGGATGCCCGCTTCAGCGGCTGCATCTAACCGAACCGATCCGTTGGCCGCTCAACGACCCGCTCGAGGCACTCACGGATCGCATCCTCCTGCTCAGTGCTGAACCCCAACCCACCGACTCGCGCACTGCCCGGGCCACCGTGACCGTCGAGCCCATGGCGGCCGAGGCGCTAGCGGGCAACGAGACGGATCTGCACGATGCCTTCGGGCTACTGGTGGCCGGGCACTATCAAACCCGACCGCGGGATTGCCGCCAGCTCCTGGATGACCCAGCCATGCAGATCGTCGTCGCGCGCGCGGGCCGGCAGATCATTGGCATCGCGGCAGCCCGCCCGGAAGGGGGGCTGGACGCTGATCTGGCTGAAGCGGTTTACCTTGGCAGACGCCGGCCAGCAGGTCATTTAATCGCTCAATCTCTGACGTTTCACGCCGGCATCAGGGAAGCGGCCAGGCAATCGGGGCTGCGTATCCAGCGGATCGCCGTACACCCTGATTGGCAGCGCCAGCGGGTCGGTCAAGCACTCGTGGACGCCCTGGCGAACACAGCCAGTGAGAGCGGGTGTGACTGGTTGGGGACAAGCTTTGCCGCCAGCCCAGCGCTCATCGATTTCTGGCGAGCCTGTCGACTGGACGTTGCGCGGGTCGGTAATCGACGCGATCCCCGCAGCGCCAGTCACGCCGTCATTATGCTGCGGGCACTCAGCGCGGCGGGGACGTCGTTGATCACCCAGGCGCGGCAGCGTGTCGCCGTGCACCTGCCCGATCAGCGCCAGCACGCCCTCTGCGACCTGCCCACGCCGCTCTTTGAGCGGCTATCCAGACACCTGCCGCCCCACCCACCAACAGAATCCGTCGATCAAGCCGATCTGCGCGCCTTTGCCTATGGTTACCGTGCATTACTGGACAGCCACGGCGCACTGGCGCGACGGGCGCAGGGCGTCGACAATGGGTGGTCGCCTTTAGACGATGCCCTGCTGGCGACGGCCATTCGCGCGCCTCAGGACAGCGCGGCGCTTGCGAGCGCGGCAGGCGTGACGGGCCGTCGCGAGGCACTCGCCCGCCTGCGATGCATCGCGCAACAATTGCTGGAGAGTGATCCATGA
- a CDS encoding ABC transporter ATP-binding protein — MSTSPHSWRQYLGVFRYSRRAIELVWQTSRALTFILAIATLVAGLLPAAAAWVGQLIVDGVVAAIEADAGIPERLLWLVALEGGIIAGIAGGQRAIQTVQSLLRAQLGQRVNVMILEKAQTLQLADFEDSEFYDKLTRARREASSRPLSLVNRTFGLIQNGLSLASFAGLLFAFSPWAVAILVLAGLPQFFSEAKFSGDAFRLFRWRSPDTRQQMYLETVLAREDSAKEVKLFQLGPLLLQRYRDIFERLYREDRSLTLRRDLWGFGLGLIATLAFYATYAWIVMSTVAGAITLGQMTMYLAVFRQGQSAVSASLTAISGMYEDNLYLSNLYEYLEQPVSTGTGEATTGAIPNDGLRFEGVSFRYPGSEQFALESIDLHLAPGQTLALVGANGSGKTTLIKLLAGLYTPSAGCIRLDGTDLRDWDSTTLRQRIGIIFQDFMRYQLPVGENIGAGDVTHFQDEARWQQAARQGLADAFIEEIPGGYHAQLGRWFKDGRELSGGQWQKIAVARAFMREEADVLVLDEPTAAMDAAAEAEIFAHFRELTRDRMAILISHRFSTVRMADEIAVIDGGRIIERGSHDSLLAREGQYAHLFQLQAAGYQ, encoded by the coding sequence ATGTCAACATCCCCGCATTCATGGCGGCAATACCTTGGGGTTTTCCGCTATAGCCGTCGAGCCATTGAGCTCGTCTGGCAAACGAGCCGCGCACTCACGTTCATACTGGCCATCGCAACGCTCGTGGCCGGCCTGCTCCCTGCCGCTGCCGCGTGGGTCGGTCAGCTCATCGTCGATGGTGTCGTGGCCGCGATCGAGGCCGATGCCGGCATCCCCGAGCGGCTGTTGTGGCTCGTCGCCCTGGAGGGGGGAATCATCGCGGGCATCGCCGGTGGCCAGCGCGCGATCCAGACCGTGCAGTCCCTGTTGCGCGCGCAGCTCGGCCAGCGCGTTAACGTCATGATTCTTGAAAAAGCGCAGACGCTGCAGCTTGCAGACTTCGAAGACTCGGAGTTCTACGACAAGCTCACACGCGCCCGTCGCGAGGCCTCAAGCCGCCCTCTCAGCCTCGTTAACCGAACTTTCGGTCTCATCCAGAATGGCCTGTCACTTGCCAGCTTTGCCGGCCTCCTGTTTGCGTTTTCGCCCTGGGCGGTCGCCATCCTCGTGCTCGCCGGGCTCCCGCAATTCTTCTCCGAGGCCAAGTTCTCCGGCGATGCCTTTCGGCTCTTTCGCTGGCGCAGTCCTGACACCCGTCAGCAGATGTACCTCGAGACAGTCCTTGCTCGAGAGGACAGCGCCAAGGAGGTCAAGCTCTTTCAACTCGGTCCGCTGCTGCTGCAGCGCTATCGCGACATCTTCGAACGACTCTATCGCGAGGACCGAAGCCTGACACTGCGCCGAGATTTGTGGGGCTTTGGCCTGGGGTTGATTGCGACGCTGGCGTTTTACGCCACCTATGCGTGGATTGTGATGAGCACCGTGGCCGGTGCGATCACGCTCGGGCAGATGACGATGTATCTGGCCGTATTCCGCCAGGGCCAGAGCGCTGTCAGCGCCAGTCTCACGGCCATTAGCGGCATGTACGAGGACAACCTCTACCTGTCCAACCTGTATGAATACCTGGAACAGCCGGTGAGCACCGGAACCGGGGAGGCCACCACCGGTGCCATCCCTAATGATGGCCTACGCTTTGAGGGCGTTAGCTTTCGCTATCCTGGCAGTGAGCAATTCGCGCTCGAGTCGATCGACCTTCACCTGGCCCCGGGCCAGACCCTCGCCCTTGTCGGCGCAAATGGCTCAGGTAAAACCACGCTGATCAAGCTACTGGCAGGTCTCTACACCCCTTCCGCAGGGTGTATCCGACTGGATGGCACGGATCTTCGCGATTGGGATAGCACCACGCTGCGCCAGCGGATCGGAATCATTTTCCAGGACTTCATGCGCTACCAGCTCCCCGTTGGCGAGAACATCGGTGCCGGCGACGTCACCCACTTTCAGGACGAAGCGCGCTGGCAACAGGCCGCCCGCCAGGGTCTGGCTGATGCCTTCATTGAAGAGATCCCGGGTGGCTACCACGCCCAGCTGGGACGCTGGTTCAAGGATGGCCGCGAACTGTCCGGCGGACAGTGGCAAAAAATCGCTGTGGCGCGGGCGTTCATGCGTGAGGAGGCCGACGTGCTTGTACTCGACGAGCCGACAGCTGCCATGGACGCGGCGGCAGAGGCGGAGATCTTCGCCCATTTCCGCGAGCTGACCCGAGACCGCATGGCCATCCTGATCTCCCACCGTTTCTCGACCGTGCGCATGGCCGATGAAATCGCCGTCATCGATGGCGGGCGCATTATTGAGCGGGGCAGTCATGACAGCCTGCTAGCCCGAGAGGGCCAGTATGCCCATCTGTTCCAACTACAGGCGGCGGGCTACCAGTGA
- the leuA gene encoding 2-isopropylmalate synthase — MLKDPSQKYQPYRPVRLSDRQWPDRTLTRPPIWMSTDLRDGNQALFEPMDVPRKRALYDCLIEIGFQEIEVGFPSASQADHDFVRHLIDTDAIPEGVWIEVLTQARPDLIARTFESVAGAPRVIVHVYNATSPVFRDVVFRQAAEGVRTMAVEAAGHIQALADENPQTDWRFQYSPETFSATEPEFALEVVDAVTAVWQAAPERPVIINLPATVEMSTPNVYADQIEWMHRHLARREGIVLSVHPHNDRGTGVAATELALMAGADRVEGCLFGNGERTGNVDLVTLALNLYTQGVSPGLDLSRINEVLRTVEQCTEMPVHPRHPYVGDLVFTAFSGSHQDAIRKGFAVQPEDGVWQVPYLTIDPRDIGRSYESVIRVNSQSGKGGIAYLLEREYGVSLPRRLQVEFSQVVQAHTDASGGTVAADQLWAIFEREYLTLDSPLHYLGHALFDANDRQGIRLRLDRGGEEQVLTGFGNGPIDALLDALGSPVKVQHYEEHSLSHGSDAGAICFMELAAAPIEGDVYGVGLDANIVTASIRAVLSGLNRMAVQAPEVLGEAASAARNASP; from the coding sequence ATGCTCAAGGATCCTAGCCAGAAATATCAGCCCTACCGGCCCGTGCGGCTGAGCGACCGGCAATGGCCTGATCGCACCCTCACACGGCCGCCGATCTGGATGAGTACCGATCTGCGTGACGGTAATCAGGCTTTGTTCGAGCCGATGGATGTGCCGCGCAAGCGGGCCTTGTATGACTGCCTGATCGAGATCGGATTTCAGGAGATTGAGGTGGGTTTCCCCTCCGCCTCACAGGCTGATCACGACTTTGTCCGACATTTGATTGATACCGACGCGATTCCGGAGGGCGTGTGGATTGAGGTGCTGACGCAGGCACGGCCCGATCTGATTGCCCGGACGTTCGAGTCCGTCGCGGGCGCTCCACGGGTCATTGTGCATGTCTACAATGCGACCTCACCGGTATTTCGCGACGTCGTCTTTCGGCAGGCGGCAGAGGGCGTTCGCACCATGGCCGTCGAGGCTGCGGGCCATATCCAGGCCCTGGCCGATGAGAATCCGCAGACCGACTGGCGTTTTCAGTACAGCCCGGAGACCTTCAGTGCCACGGAGCCCGAGTTCGCCCTTGAGGTGGTCGATGCGGTCACGGCGGTTTGGCAGGCTGCGCCCGAACGCCCGGTTATCATCAACTTGCCGGCCACGGTTGAGATGTCCACGCCCAATGTCTACGCCGATCAAATCGAGTGGATGCATCGGCATCTGGCTCGGCGTGAGGGCATCGTGCTCAGTGTGCATCCGCACAACGATCGTGGGACGGGCGTGGCCGCGACCGAGCTGGCGCTGATGGCTGGTGCGGATCGGGTGGAGGGTTGCCTGTTCGGTAACGGTGAGCGCACCGGCAATGTGGATCTGGTGACCTTGGCGCTCAATCTCTACACGCAAGGTGTGTCCCCGGGCCTGGATCTCTCGCGGATTAACGAGGTTTTGCGCACCGTTGAGCAGTGCACGGAGATGCCCGTGCACCCGCGGCATCCGTATGTGGGCGATCTGGTCTTCACCGCGTTTTCAGGGTCGCACCAGGACGCCATTCGCAAGGGATTTGCCGTCCAGCCCGAGGACGGGGTCTGGCAAGTGCCCTATCTCACCATTGATCCGCGGGATATCGGCCGCAGCTACGAGTCGGTCATTCGGGTTAATAGCCAGTCAGGCAAAGGCGGGATCGCCTATCTCCTTGAGCGTGAGTACGGCGTCAGCCTGCCCCGGCGCCTCCAGGTGGAGTTCTCGCAGGTCGTTCAGGCACACACCGACGCGTCGGGCGGGACCGTCGCTGCAGACCAGCTTTGGGCCATTTTCGAGCGGGAGTATCTGACCCTTGATTCTCCTTTGCATTATCTCGGGCATGCACTGTTTGATGCCAATGACCGCCAGGGCATTCGTTTGCGCCTGGACCGCGGGGGCGAAGAGCAGGTGCTGACCGGATTCGGGAACGGCCCGATTGACGCCTTGCTGGATGCCCTGGGCAGCCCGGTCAAAGTGCAGCATTACGAGGAGCACTCACTGAGTCATGGGTCGGATGCCGGCGCGATTTGTTTTATGGAGCTGGCCGCGGCGCCCATTGAGGGTGATGTCTATGGCGTTGGCCTGGATGCCAACATCGTCACGGCGTCCATTCGGGCGGTGCTGAGCGGCCTGAACCGCATGGCCGTTCAGGCGCCTGAAGTGCTCGGGGAAGCCGCGAGCGCGGCTAGGAACGCCTCACCATAG